The DNA region CTGCCCCGCCAGGGCGAGTTCGCGGCCCGCGTACACCCCGTCGAGCTGCGAGAGTTCCTGGATATCCGCCCCCGCCACGAAGGCGCGGTCCCCGCCCCCGGTGACGATCAGGGCGCCCACCTCCGGATTCTCGATCACGGCCTCGACCGCCTGGGAGAGCTCGTTGAGGGTGTCGGCGTTCAGGGCGTTGAGGGCCTTGGGCCGCGTGACCGTCAGCACGGCGATGGGCCCGTGCTGGTCGAGTTGCAGGTTACGGAATTCGATCTCGTCGAGCATCGTCATGCCCCAATCCTGCCACGGGGAGGTCAGGAGAAAAGAAAGGGTTGCCCCCGCGCCTCCCCCCTACCCCCCGGCGAGGGTCACGATGGCGTCCAGGGCCACCCGGATCATCCGGTCCACCCCGCCCGCAAGCACGTCGTCGGGAACGAGCTGCGGGTCGCCGATGTCGTTGCTGCACGCCGTCAGGCACCCGGCGCGCAGGCCGTGCTGGGCAGCCACCAGGAAGATCGCGCTCGCCTCCATCTCGAAGCCCAGCACCCCGCGCGAGGCCCACAGCCACGCGTGTTCGGGCGTGCTCGCGTAGAAGGCGTCCTCGGTCATCACCAGGCCGACGTGGTGGGGCACCCCGAGTTTCCGGGCGGCGCGGACGGCGGCCTCGACGACCTCGAAACTCGCGGCGGGGGCATACGGGGCGCCGCCGAGAAACTGCCGGGTGGTGCCGTCGTTCGGCACCGAGGCGGTGGCGACCACGAGGTCGGCGGGCTTGACCACGGGGGTCGCGCCCCCCAGCGTGCCCACCCGGATCAGGGTCTGCGCCCCCAGCCGGGCGAGTTCCTCGGTGACGATGGCGGCACTCGGGCAGCCCATCCCGGTCGTCTGCACGCTGACGGGCACGCCCCGGTAGGTGCCCGTGAAGCCGAGGAGCTGGCGGTGCTCGGTGTAGAGCGTGGCGCCCTCCAGGTACTCCTCGGCGATGCGGCGGGCGCGGTTGGGGTCGCCCGGCAGCAAGACGGACTCGGCCACGTCCCCGGGCCGTGCGCGCACGTGAATCTGGGTCATGGGGGCGAGTATAGGGACCCGTGCCGCGTGGGTGAGAAGCGGTCCGCCAAGAGAAGCTCGACCCTAGGTCCACCCTTCAAGACAAGAGGATGAGGATCACTTCATGAGAGGAGGGGCTGAAGAGACGACAAGGCTTCTCATTCATTAGGAGGTTCGGCGCTCTGGGCCCTGGCTGGCGAGACTCATCTCCACCCTCCGGGCTTCAGGGTTTGCTCATTCAAGGGGCTTTTCGTCGGCTTTTCCACGAACTGTAACGCAGTCCCCAAGGCTCCGTCAGGCTGCTTCACGAGGCACTCACGCGGGCTGCCTACGGTAAACCCATGCACCGGGGCGGCTAGGGCCGTGCCCGTGCGAAGGTAAAGGAGAATTCATGCGCAAGTCCCTGATCATCGCGTCCACCCTGGCCCTCAGCGTCGGCGCCGCCAGCGCCCAGACCGACCAGACGACCACGCCCGCCGCCCCCGCGACCCAGACCACCCCCGCCCCGACGACTCCGGCGACGAACACCACGCAGACGACGGACCAGACGGCCACGCCTGCCGCGACCCCGGCGGCGGCGCCCGCCACGACGACCGCGACCCCCAGTCAGGTCACGACCTTCAGCGACGTGCCCGCCGGACACTGGGCGAAGGACGCGGTGGACGTGATCGTGCAGCGCGGGCTGATCCAGGGCTTCCCGGACGGCACCTTCCGGGGCAACGAGAGCCTGACCCGCTACCAGGCCGCGCTGATCTTCTACCGTCTGCTGCAAAACGGCGGCCTCAGCAACAGCAACCTCAGCCAGGGTGACCTCACCACGATCACGCGCGGCATCCAGGAGGTCAGCACCGAGCTGGCCGCCCTGACCACCCGCGTGACCGACCTGGAGCGCCTCAGCGCCGACCAGCAGGCCCGCATCACCGCGCTGGAAGGCCGCATCGCCGCGCTGGGCACCGGCACCGGCACGGCCGGGACCGACACCGCCGCCCTGACGGCCCGCATCGACGCGCTGGAGGCCGCCGTGCGCGCGCTCCCGACCGCACCTGCCGCCACGGCGGGCACCGACACCGCCGCCCTGACGGCCCGCATCGACGCGCTGGAGGCCGCCGCCCGCAACGCCGCGACCACCCCCGCGACGACCACGCCCGCCCCCACGACGACGGGCACCGATACCACCGGGACCGTCACGACGACCCCCGCCCCCAGCACCGTCGTGATCGGCGACACGGCGCCCGCCGCCACCGCCCCCACACGCGGCAACCTCTTCGCCGGGGTGAGCATCGGCGCGGCGAGCGCGGGCTCGCTCGGGAACTGCTACATCCCGAACGCGAACGGCCGCGCGGTGAACTTCTGCGCCAGCTTCGGCGGCATGATCGGCAGCACCCAGATCATCGGGCCGGTGGGCGCACGCGTGGCTGCCGACTACCGCCCCGGCGCGAACGCCATCTCGGCGGACGTGAACGCCACCGTCGCCACGACCTTCGGCCGCTTCCAGCCCTACGCGGGCGCGGGCCTGGGTCTGACGAGCAGCCGCACCCGCGCCACGGCGGCCACCCCCAACCCCACCGGCAACTCGACCGACACCTACGTCAGCGCGCTCATCGGCGTGGACTTCCAGGTCACCGACACCATCTCGGCTTTCGCGGAGGCCGACGCGCGCTACTACCTCACCAACAAGGGCGTTGGGGCCGCCCAGGACGCCGCCGCGACCCGTGGCTTCGGCAACGCGGTCAAGGCCGGTCTGAAGTTCTACTTCTGACCTGATTCCTCACTCTCCGGGAGGCCCCCAGGCGGGGCCTTCTTTCTTTGCCTGACTTCGACCCCATATTCTCGCCGCCGGGGCGGACTTTTCGGCGCTAGACTGACCCCATGCGACTCGTGGGGTTCGTCCAGGTGCTGCTGCTCCTCGCGCTCGCGGCGTACCTGCTGCTCGTCGCGCTGGAGAACCCGGCGCCCGTGCGCTTGCCGCTGCCGCTGGGCCGGGGCGAACTCGCCCTACCCACCGGGGTGGCCGTCGCCGTGTTCACGGGCCTGGGCGGGGGCTACGTGCTGCTGCTGCTGCTGCCGCCCCTGTGGCGGGCCCGGACGCGCGT from Deinococcus aetherius includes:
- a CDS encoding phosphorylase family protein, which encodes MTQIHVRARPGDVAESVLLPGDPNRARRIAEEYLEGATLYTEHRQLLGFTGTYRGVPVSVQTTGMGCPSAAIVTEELARLGAQTLIRVGTLGGATPVVKPADLVVATASVPNDGTTRQFLGGAPYAPAASFEVVEAAVRAARKLGVPHHVGLVMTEDAFYASTPEHAWLWASRGVLGFEMEASAIFLVAAQHGLRAGCLTACSNDIGDPQLVPDDVLAGGVDRMIRVALDAIVTLAGG
- a CDS encoding S-layer homology domain-containing protein encodes the protein MRKSLIIASTLALSVGAASAQTDQTTTPAAPATQTTPAPTTPATNTTQTTDQTATPAATPAAAPATTTATPSQVTTFSDVPAGHWAKDAVDVIVQRGLIQGFPDGTFRGNESLTRYQAALIFYRLLQNGGLSNSNLSQGDLTTITRGIQEVSTELAALTTRVTDLERLSADQQARITALEGRIAALGTGTGTAGTDTAALTARIDALEAAVRALPTAPAATAGTDTAALTARIDALEAAARNAATTPATTTPAPTTTGTDTTGTVTTTPAPSTVVIGDTAPAATAPTRGNLFAGVSIGAASAGSLGNCYIPNANGRAVNFCASFGGMIGSTQIIGPVGARVAADYRPGANAISADVNATVATTFGRFQPYAGAGLGLTSSRTRATAATPNPTGNSTDTYVSALIGVDFQVTDTISAFAEADARYYLTNKGVGAAQDAAATRGFGNAVKAGLKFYF